A region of Planktothrix tepida PCC 9214 DNA encodes the following proteins:
- a CDS encoding PAS domain S-box protein has protein sequence MAIIQLNLIKILSQTPWKKVLPLLLGVLATVPLFIGDGLRPAEGYRFDGFIVGVFHFQTLFDSTLNVPPGYKVAIYDGTESIYRQAGFPSNSTLQKTVIVRAYGADWQMVVASTKQATSPLPVVVLIGGLTLIGLCLLVVYLIGINQSQIHQLKITNQQLQQELEHRQQAEIAQTQLAAIVESSEDAIISKDLNSMIRSWNHGAEQVFGYTADEILGQSIKKLIPPEYYAEEQEILHRILRGESIKHYDTKRLRKDGTFIDVSITISPLKDKAGNIIGASKIARNITESKQAQESLHESELRYRQLINNLNAGFVIHAPDTKILLCNATACDLLGLTIEQMMGKTAIDPAWHFVREDGTRIPIEEYPINRVLSTQTSFKNYVLGINSGKPNLVWVLVNGFPEFDHQNKLKQIGITFIDITKLKQAEAEQQEMSEVMENAVSGISKLDAQGCYLYVNKTYAKITGYEPEEMIGMLWQKTVHPDDLEKLIAAYEQMLKAGRVEVEATGIRKDGSIIYKQLVMIANYDEQHQLLGHYCFMKDISEKARLEAERKQAELKLEKELVRTKTLFNTSLDGIVVMNNQGDAIQSSPRFAEMIGYTLEETLSLNVVDWDAQWTKEELQKILKNPNFIPLFETRHRRKDGSEYDVEISYSRVTLEGEVIHFCICRDISKRKQAEIDLQISQARFAGILEIANDAIISVNHHQKITLFNKGAEQIFGYQAEEILGKPLALLIPERFAKVHHQHLADYAKIGGYARPMSERGGIFGRRKDGSEFPAEASISNLNLKGEIIFTVFLRDITARQEAEAALRESEEKFRTAIDFTYDWEYWLDTKGQFIYTSPSCERITGFSRDEFIANPNLISEIIYPDDFPTLDNHICNDHSGVEFAEFRIMTRSGEIRWISHTCQPVLSQMSHCLGLRISNRDITEQKRIEAERQQAEQALRESEARFQAFMNHSPAPAWITDMDGLILYISQTYCHSFQLPTEDLLGKTIFEIYPTNIAQQFLDNILTVSRTREVLKTIEIAPRADGSLGDFLVYKFPIPDASGQILIGGVAIDVTQQHQAETALHLSEERLQLALEASGDGLWDWNIEQGDIYLSPCYQEMLGYQAGELQMDFNLWVEMIHPDDRSWASECLNAHLKDSSVPYALDYRFRCKSGEWKWIANYGKVVAYNAQGQPIRMIGTHKDISDRKQKEIALRQAMEAAEQANLAKSIFLANMSHELRTPLNVILGFAQVMSHDSSLTPNQQEDLQTIRRSGDHLLNLINDVLDLSKIESGHCTLEESDFDLIALLHSLRNMLAERASSKGLDLYFDIAPDVPQFIRADAQKLRQVLINLLGNAIKFTHHGSITLQVRGELSPEEKSSPCWILQLAVIDTGVGIAPEELDTIFDAFVQAQAGKQAVSGTGLGLTISRKLLRLMGGDIAVRSTIGKGTTFSFTLPVSLSDGGDIASEHNERLIIGLAPNQPHRRILVVDDRSENRLLIVRLLTQLGFEVRQACNGQEAVQLWQEWQPDLTWMDIRMPILDGYEATRQIRAMEQGQSSIIIALTAQASRSDRTLALAAGCNDYMSKPFREQTLFQKMAQYLGIEYRYAEVVTPEVSPSHSKHLTPEEVKVMPPEWIIQVHEAALDLNDHQILELIAEIPPKHQPLIEAMTSLVDNFQLEAIAILTKIEG, from the coding sequence ATGGCTATAATTCAGCTTAACTTGATTAAAATTCTCAGCCAAACACCCTGGAAAAAAGTGTTACCGTTGTTATTAGGTGTGCTGGCTACTGTACCTCTCTTCATTGGCGATGGGCTCCGCCCAGCCGAAGGCTATCGCTTTGATGGATTTATTGTCGGAGTTTTTCACTTCCAAACTCTATTTGATAGCACTTTGAATGTGCCACCCGGTTATAAAGTAGCGATTTATGATGGAACTGAATCAATTTATCGTCAAGCCGGATTTCCTTCTAACTCCACCTTGCAAAAAACAGTTATTGTCAGAGCCTATGGTGCTGACTGGCAAATGGTGGTTGCCTCTACAAAACAAGCAACTAGCCCTTTACCTGTTGTGGTTCTCATCGGAGGCTTAACGTTAATTGGGTTATGTTTATTAGTGGTTTATCTGATTGGAATCAATCAGTCTCAAATTCATCAATTAAAGATAACCAACCAGCAACTGCAACAGGAATTAGAACATAGACAACAGGCAGAAATAGCTCAGACTCAACTGGCTGCCATTGTTGAATCCTCAGAAGATGCAATTATTAGTAAAGACTTAAATAGTATGATTAGAAGTTGGAATCACGGAGCCGAACAAGTTTTTGGTTACACAGCCGATGAAATCCTTGGACAATCGATTAAAAAATTGATTCCCCCAGAATATTACGCCGAAGAACAGGAAATTCTGCACCGTATTCTCCGAGGAGAAAGTATTAAACATTACGATACCAAACGACTCAGGAAAGATGGAACTTTTATTGATGTTTCCATTACGATTTCTCCCCTGAAAGATAAAGCCGGAAATATTATTGGTGCTTCCAAAATTGCTCGAAATATTACCGAAAGCAAACAAGCCCAAGAATCCCTCCATGAAAGCGAACTTCGGTATCGACAACTGATTAATAACTTAAATGCCGGGTTCGTCATTCATGCTCCCGATACTAAGATTCTGTTGTGTAATGCAACCGCTTGTGATTTATTAGGACTCACCATTGAGCAAATGATGGGAAAAACTGCTATTGATCCTGCATGGCATTTTGTTCGGGAAGATGGAACCCGGATTCCCATCGAAGAATATCCCATTAATCGAGTCTTATCAACTCAAACTTCTTTCAAAAATTATGTCCTGGGAATTAATAGTGGTAAACCGAATTTAGTTTGGGTTTTAGTCAATGGTTTTCCAGAATTTGATCATCAGAATAAACTTAAACAAATTGGAATTACCTTTATTGATATTACCAAACTCAAACAAGCTGAAGCTGAACAACAAGAAATGAGCGAGGTGATGGAAAATGCCGTATCAGGGATTTCTAAACTGGATGCCCAAGGTTGTTATCTTTATGTCAATAAAACCTACGCTAAAATCACCGGTTATGAACCGGAAGAAATGATTGGAATGTTATGGCAAAAAACGGTACATCCTGATGATTTAGAGAAACTTATTGCAGCCTATGAGCAGATGCTAAAAGCAGGAAGAGTTGAAGTAGAAGCCACCGGAATTCGCAAGGATGGTTCAATTATTTATAAACAATTAGTCATGATTGCTAACTATGACGAACAGCATCAATTGTTGGGGCATTATTGCTTTATGAAAGATATTAGCGAAAAAGCCCGACTTGAAGCAGAACGCAAACAAGCAGAACTCAAGTTAGAAAAAGAACTGGTGCGAACAAAAACTTTGTTTAATACTTCATTAGATGGCATTGTCGTGATGAATAACCAAGGAGATGCAATCCAATCGAGTCCTCGTTTTGCTGAGATGATAGGTTATACCTTAGAAGAAACCCTGAGTTTAAATGTAGTGGATTGGGATGCCCAATGGACAAAAGAAGAGTTACAGAAAATACTCAAAAACCCCAATTTTATTCCTCTATTTGAAACCCGACATCGCCGTAAAGATGGTTCTGAATACGATGTCGAAATTAGTTACAGTCGCGTCACTTTAGAAGGGGAGGTGATCCACTTTTGTATTTGTCGAGATATCAGTAAACGCAAACAAGCGGAAATTGACCTCCAAATCTCCCAAGCTCGGTTTGCGGGAATCTTAGAAATTGCCAATGACGCCATTATTTCAGTGAATCACCATCAAAAAATTACGTTATTTAACAAAGGAGCAGAACAAATTTTTGGTTATCAAGCTGAGGAAATATTAGGGAAACCCCTGGCGCTGTTGATACCGGAGCGCTTTGCAAAGGTTCATCATCAACATCTTGCTGATTATGCCAAAATCGGAGGGTATGCCAGGCCCATGTCAGAGCGAGGAGGCATCTTTGGGCGACGCAAAGACGGGTCAGAATTTCCGGCCGAAGCCTCCATTTCTAACCTCAATCTCAAGGGTGAGATTATCTTTACCGTGTTCTTGCGTGATATTACCGCCAGACAGGAAGCAGAAGCTGCCTTGCGCGAGAGTGAGGAAAAATTCCGCACAGCGATCGATTTTACCTACGATTGGGAATATTGGCTCGATACAAAAGGTCAGTTTATCTATACCTCTCCCTCCTGTGAACGGATCACGGGTTTTTCACGGGACGAGTTTATCGCCAATCCTAATCTCATCAGTGAAATTATTTATCCTGATGATTTCCCAACCCTAGATAACCATATTTGTAATGACCATTCTGGGGTGGAATTTGCCGAGTTTCGGATTATGACCCGTTCGGGTGAAATTCGCTGGATTTCCCACACTTGTCAACCTGTTTTAAGTCAAATGTCCCACTGTCTCGGCCTACGAATCAGTAATCGAGATATCACTGAGCAAAAGCGAATTGAAGCCGAACGTCAACAAGCAGAACAAGCCCTTCGGGAAAGTGAAGCTCGGTTTCAAGCTTTTATGAATCATAGTCCGGCTCCAGCCTGGATTACTGATATGGATGGCTTGATCCTCTATATCAGCCAAACCTATTGTCACAGTTTCCAGTTACCGACTGAAGATCTTCTCGGTAAAACCATCTTTGAAATCTATCCCACTAACATTGCCCAACAATTTTTGGACAATATCTTAACCGTTAGTCGAACCCGTGAGGTGCTCAAAACGATTGAGATCGCACCCCGTGCCGATGGTAGCCTTGGTGACTTCCTCGTCTATAAATTTCCCATTCCTGACGCATCGGGACAAATCCTGATTGGGGGAGTCGCCATCGATGTCACCCAACAACACCAAGCTGAAACCGCTTTACATCTGAGTGAAGAACGGTTGCAACTGGCCCTAGAAGCGTCTGGAGATGGACTCTGGGATTGGAATATTGAACAGGGAGATATTTATTTAAGTCCTTGCTATCAGGAAATGCTGGGCTACCAAGCGGGTGAGTTACAGATGGATTTTAATCTCTGGGTTGAGATGATTCATCCCGATGATCGATCCTGGGCTTCGGAGTGTTTGAATGCTCATTTAAAAGATAGTTCTGTTCCTTATGCCTTGGACTATCGTTTTCGGTGTAAATCGGGGGAGTGGAAATGGATTGCCAACTATGGGAAAGTTGTGGCTTATAATGCTCAGGGTCAGCCCATCCGCATGATTGGAACTCATAAAGATATTAGCGATCGCAAACAAAAAGAAATTGCCCTGAGACAGGCGATGGAAGCCGCAGAACAAGCTAATCTTGCCAAAAGTATTTTTCTTGCTAATATGAGCCACGAACTTCGTACTCCCCTGAATGTAATCTTGGGATTTGCTCAAGTAATGTCCCATGACTCCTCTTTAACCCCTAACCAGCAAGAAGATCTACAAACCATTCGACGCAGTGGCGATCATCTTTTGAATCTGATTAATGATGTTTTGGATCTCTCCAAAATTGAATCGGGACACTGCACCTTGGAAGAAAGTGATTTTGACTTAATTGCGTTGCTGCATTCTCTTCGGAATATGTTGGCAGAACGAGCCAGTTCTAAAGGACTTGATCTTTATTTTGATATTGCTCCCGATGTGCCTCAGTTTATTAGAGCGGATGCTCAAAAATTGCGTCAAGTTTTAATTAACCTGTTGGGTAATGCGATTAAATTTACCCATCATGGCAGTATTACCTTACAAGTTAGGGGTGAGCTTAGTCCTGAAGAAAAATCGAGTCCGTGCTGGATTCTTCAGTTGGCTGTGATTGATACCGGGGTCGGAATTGCACCGGAAGAACTGGATACGATCTTTGATGCCTTTGTGCAGGCTCAAGCCGGAAAACAAGCTGTGAGTGGAACAGGATTAGGATTAACCATCAGCCGAAAACTCTTGCGACTGATGGGCGGAGACATTGCGGTTCGGAGTACAATAGGCAAGGGAACGACCTTTAGTTTTACTCTTCCGGTGAGCCTGAGTGATGGAGGTGATATTGCAAGCGAACACAATGAGCGCCTGATCATTGGATTAGCTCCCAACCAACCCCATCGTCGGATTCTTGTGGTTGATGATCGCTCCGAAAATCGTTTATTGATTGTCAGACTGTTAACACAATTAGGATTCGAGGTACGGCAAGCGTGTAATGGACAGGAAGCGGTGCAACTGTGGCAGGAATGGCAACCGGATCTGACTTGGATGGATATTCGGATGCCAATTCTGGATGGATACGAAGCGACTCGGCAAATTCGGGCGATGGAACAAGGTCAAAGTAGTATTATTATCGCCCTGACTGCACAGGCGTCCCGAAGCGATCGCACTCTCGCCCTGGCTGCGGGTTGTAATGACTATATGAGTAAGCCTTTCCGAGAACAAACTTTATTTCAGAAGATGGCCCAATACTTGGGCATTGAGTATCGTTATGCTGAAGTTGTAACACCGGAAGTTTCCCCGTCGCATTCCAAGCACTTGACTCCAGAAGAGGTAAAAGTGATGCCCCCGGAATGGATTATTCAAGTCCATGAGGCAGCACTGGATCTCAATGATCATCAAATCCTAGAATTGATTGCGGAAATTCCACCCAAACATCAACCTCTAATTGAGGCGATGACTTCCTTAGTTGATAACTTCCAGCTTGAAGCGATCGCAATTCTTACGAAGATTGAGGGGTAA
- a CDS encoding GGDEF domain-containing response regulator: MTSLLKYPTQTNILIVDDTPDNLRLLAKILESQGYIVRKSLNGRMALQGVQRDPPNLILLDINMPEMNGYEICEKLKASESTAYIPVIFISALERLEDKVRAFELGGVDYITKPFQEQEVLARVKNQLLIQQQHQQLIEQNQRLEQEIKDRLKAEAEVRKLSLTDDLTGLYNRRGFFLLAEQQLKIARRTQTPCCVLFADLDGLKKINDTLGHELGDRVIMDAAQILKETFRDADIVARLGGDEFSLFLPGGESHSTDFQARLQANLDCFNLTSNRAYILSISMGVQPCDLNQNYSLEQWISKADKLMYEHKQMKYLQNHV; the protein is encoded by the coding sequence ATGACAAGTCTACTCAAATACCCAACTCAAACGAATATTTTGATTGTGGATGATACGCCGGATAATCTACGCTTGTTAGCCAAAATCCTAGAATCTCAGGGTTATATTGTTCGGAAATCCCTGAATGGGAGAATGGCACTGCAAGGGGTGCAGCGTGATCCACCCAATCTAATTTTGCTCGATATTAATATGCCGGAGATGAATGGGTATGAAATTTGTGAAAAGTTAAAAGCATCGGAATCGACGGCTTACATTCCGGTGATTTTTATTAGTGCCCTGGAACGTTTGGAAGATAAGGTGCGGGCTTTTGAATTGGGGGGTGTGGATTATATTACGAAACCGTTTCAAGAACAGGAAGTTTTAGCCCGGGTTAAAAATCAATTATTAATTCAACAACAACATCAACAATTAATTGAACAAAATCAACGGTTAGAACAAGAAATTAAAGATCGGTTGAAAGCGGAAGCAGAAGTGAGAAAATTGTCTTTAACGGATGATTTAACCGGACTTTATAATCGACGAGGCTTTTTTTTACTCGCAGAACAACAATTAAAAATTGCACGACGCACCCAAACGCCTTGCTGTGTTTTATTCGCCGATTTAGATGGGTTAAAGAAAATTAATGATACCCTCGGACATGAATTGGGAGACCGAGTAATTATGGATGCGGCTCAAATTCTCAAGGAAACCTTTCGAGATGCTGATATTGTGGCGCGACTGGGGGGAGATGAATTTTCTCTTTTTCTTCCGGGTGGAGAAAGTCATTCAACGGATTTTCAGGCTCGGTTACAAGCTAATCTGGATTGCTTTAATTTAACGTCAAATCGGGCTTATATCCTTTCTATTAGTATGGGTGTACAACCCTGCGATTTAAATCAAAATTATTCCCTAGAACAATGGATTTCCAAAGCTGACAAATTAATGTATGAACATAAACAGATGAAATATTTACAAAATCATGTTTGA
- a CDS encoding bifunctional acetate--CoA ligase family protein/GNAT family N-acetyltransferase: MQTTATRISDPAHDVLRYEHQSLNAIFNPKTVAVIGATEKPNSVGRTLLWNLISSPFGGTVFPVNRHRNSILGIKAYSSIKDTPEPVDLAIIATPAASVPAVIQECVDVGVKGVIILSAGFKEIGQKGLELEQKILQIAQSSKLRIIGPNCLGLMNPLTGLNATFASAMAKPGNVGFISQSGALCTSILDWSFRENVGFSAFVSIGSMLDIGWGDLIYYLGNDPQTQSIVIYMESIGDARSFLSAAREVALTKPIIVIKAGRTEAAAKAAASHTGALAGSDDVLDAAFRRCGILRVYHIAHLFSIAELLSKQPRPKGPRLTILTNAGGPGVLTTDTLIGEGGTLAQLSSATLEALNQVLPPQWSHNNPIDILGDADPERYAKAFDIVVQDPNSDGILVILTPQSMTDPSKTAEQLKYRCMKMPNKPILASWMGGADVASGIKILNQANIATFSYPDSAVRMFNYMWRYTYNLKGLYETPSLPKIHEDDGLVCDCVQHLIGSVLAEGRTLLTEFESKRLLSAYGIPTVQTCIASNIDAAVDVAEQLGYPVVLKLLSKTITHKTDVGGVQLNLNTAEAVRQAYTAIETFVTQQVGPEHFQGVTVQRMIKLEGYELIIGSSLDPQFGPVLLFGMGGQLVEVFKDRALALPPLNTTLARRMMEQTKIYKALLGVRGRLSVDMEALEQLLVRFSHLVVEHPWIKEIDINPLLASENELIALDARVVLHSPETKPEALPKPAIRPYPRQYITHWTSKQGIAITIRPIRPEDEPLMVKFDESLSEESVYLRYAHLVKLSSRITHERLSRLCFIDYDREMALVAEYQNPETVENKIIGVGRLSKGYGNDEVEFSLLVSDSYQRQGIGTELLRQLLNIGTQEKMPLIFAEILSDNRIMQHICEQLRFTLNRIIGEPMVRAEIQLIGNREQGTGNRE, encoded by the coding sequence ATGCAAACCACAGCAACGCGAATCTCTGATCCAGCCCATGATGTTTTACGCTACGAACATCAATCTCTAAATGCTATTTTTAATCCCAAAACAGTTGCCGTTATTGGGGCTACTGAAAAACCCAATAGTGTCGGTAGAACCCTCCTTTGGAATTTAATTAGTAGTCCCTTTGGTGGCACGGTTTTTCCGGTTAATCGGCATCGCAATAGTATTTTGGGAATCAAAGCATATTCTAGTATTAAAGACACCCCGGAACCCGTTGATTTAGCCATTATTGCTACCCCAGCGGCGAGTGTTCCCGCCGTGATCCAAGAGTGTGTCGATGTCGGTGTTAAAGGGGTAATTATTCTATCAGCAGGATTTAAAGAAATTGGGCAAAAAGGCTTAGAATTAGAACAGAAAATTTTGCAAATTGCTCAATCGAGTAAACTGCGAATTATTGGCCCCAACTGTTTAGGATTAATGAATCCCTTAACGGGATTAAATGCCACTTTTGCCAGTGCAATGGCTAAACCCGGAAATGTTGGGTTTATCAGTCAAAGTGGAGCTTTATGTACTTCTATTTTAGATTGGAGTTTCCGAGAAAATGTTGGATTTAGTGCCTTCGTTTCCATTGGTTCAATGTTAGATATTGGTTGGGGAGATTTAATTTATTATTTAGGCAATGATCCCCAAACTCAAAGTATTGTTATTTATATGGAATCCATCGGGGATGCCCGATCTTTTTTATCGGCGGCGCGAGAAGTCGCCCTAACCAAACCGATTATTGTGATTAAAGCCGGACGCACTGAAGCCGCCGCCAAAGCCGCTGCCTCCCACACTGGAGCTTTAGCGGGAAGCGATGATGTGTTGGATGCCGCCTTTAGACGCTGCGGAATTCTGCGGGTCTATCATATTGCCCATTTGTTCTCCATTGCCGAACTCCTGAGCAAACAACCCCGACCCAAAGGCCCACGACTCACGATTTTAACCAATGCTGGAGGGCCAGGGGTATTAACCACAGACACCTTAATTGGAGAAGGTGGCACCCTCGCTCAACTCTCCTCTGCAACCCTTGAAGCCCTGAATCAAGTGTTACCTCCCCAATGGAGTCATAATAACCCCATTGATATTTTAGGAGATGCTGACCCCGAACGCTATGCCAAAGCCTTTGATATCGTGGTTCAAGATCCGAATAGTGATGGTATTTTAGTGATATTAACTCCCCAATCCATGACTGACCCCAGCAAAACGGCGGAACAGTTGAAATATCGTTGTATGAAAATGCCCAATAAACCGATTTTAGCGAGTTGGATGGGGGGGGCGGATGTGGCATCGGGGATTAAAATTCTCAATCAAGCCAATATTGCCACCTTTTCCTATCCCGACTCGGCGGTACGGATGTTTAACTATATGTGGCGCTACACCTACAATTTAAAAGGCTTGTATGAAACCCCCAGTTTACCCAAAATCCATGAAGATGATGGTCTAGTTTGTGATTGTGTCCAACATCTGATTGGTTCTGTTTTAGCCGAGGGGCGAACTCTTCTAACTGAATTTGAATCCAAACGTCTCCTCTCAGCCTATGGCATTCCCACCGTACAAACCTGTATCGCCTCAAATATCGATGCAGCCGTTGATGTGGCGGAGCAGTTAGGGTATCCCGTCGTGTTGAAATTGTTATCCAAAACGATTACACACAAAACCGATGTGGGTGGAGTCCAACTCAACCTCAATACCGCCGAAGCTGTGCGGCAAGCCTACACCGCCATTGAAACCTTTGTTACCCAACAAGTCGGGCCAGAACATTTCCAAGGGGTGACGGTACAACGGATGATTAAATTAGAAGGCTATGAATTAATTATTGGTAGTAGCCTTGACCCCCAATTCGGCCCGGTGTTGTTATTTGGCATGGGGGGACAATTGGTAGAAGTGTTTAAAGACCGAGCCTTAGCTTTACCTCCGTTAAATACCACCCTTGCCCGTCGGATGATGGAACAAACGAAAATTTATAAAGCTTTATTAGGCGTGAGGGGAAGGCTTTCAGTGGATATGGAAGCTTTAGAACAGTTATTAGTTCGGTTTTCTCATTTAGTCGTTGAACACCCTTGGATTAAAGAAATTGATATTAACCCTCTACTCGCTTCGGAAAACGAGTTAATCGCCTTAGATGCACGAGTGGTGTTACATTCCCCAGAGACGAAACCCGAAGCATTACCAAAACCAGCCATTCGTCCCTATCCTCGCCAATATATCACCCATTGGACATCAAAGCAGGGCATAGCAATTACCATTCGCCCCATCCGTCCTGAAGATGAACCGTTAATGGTCAAGTTTGACGAAAGTTTATCCGAGGAAAGCGTCTATCTTCGTTATGCTCATTTGGTCAAACTCAGTTCTCGAATTACCCATGAACGGTTATCGCGGCTGTGTTTTATTGATTATGATCGGGAAATGGCATTAGTGGCAGAATATCAAAACCCCGAAACGGTCGAAAATAAAATTATTGGGGTCGGGCGCCTGAGTAAAGGCTATGGAAACGATGAGGTAGAATTTTCTTTACTGGTGAGTGATAGTTACCAACGTCAAGGCATTGGGACGGAATTACTACGACAATTGCTTAACATTGGTACTCAGGAAAAAATGCCTCTGATTTTTGCAGAAATCCTCAGTGATAATCGAATTATGCAACATATTTGCGAACAATTAAGATTTACATTAAATCGGATAATCGGTGAACCGATGGTTCGGGCTGAAATTCAGTTGATAGGGAACAGGGAACAGGGAACAGGGAACAGGGAATGA